In one Jeotgalibacillus haloalkalitolerans genomic region, the following are encoded:
- a CDS encoding ubiquitin-like domain-containing protein yields MQSEKNMKNLFPKSMSKRNWVYSLVTLTVFVLVVGFLFQEGMKKTVALSLNGEEQLVRTNAATVEDIFAELEMDLHSEDYLYPSGDTEVYHDMTVNWRAAKQVSFDLGGETQTIMTNAQTVGEFLRKEQLEVSDVDKLSHALNESIEEDMTLSLEKAFAWTLVNGTDKEEVWSTSITVADFLKQHEIKLDQDDRVEPSEDTMLTEGATVKIVHVDKVTDVVEETKDFSVEEKDDNTLAEGTEKVVQEGEEGLIEKTYEVVKENGKEVSRDLKEEKTVKESKNKVVAIGTKKPVVASVPRETTKKAVASNSASEPEASESEASTAEASSQPAQTSSSSEPSGRELTMSSTAYTASCAGCSGITATGINLKANPGMKVIAVDPSVIPLGSRVYVEGYGYAIAGDTGGAIKGNKIDIFIADRASALAWGNRTVKVTVMP; encoded by the coding sequence ATGCAATCAGAAAAGAACATGAAAAACCTGTTTCCAAAGTCTATGAGTAAGAGGAACTGGGTCTATTCTTTGGTAACTTTAACAGTATTTGTTTTAGTTGTTGGTTTCCTATTTCAGGAAGGTATGAAGAAAACGGTAGCCCTTTCCCTTAATGGTGAAGAGCAATTGGTGCGCACAAACGCTGCCACTGTTGAAGATATATTTGCAGAGCTGGAAATGGATTTACACTCAGAAGACTATTTATACCCCTCAGGCGATACGGAAGTCTATCATGATATGACCGTAAACTGGAGAGCGGCGAAACAGGTGTCATTTGATTTAGGCGGAGAGACGCAGACAATCATGACAAATGCACAAACCGTAGGAGAATTCCTGCGTAAAGAACAGTTAGAAGTAAGTGACGTAGACAAGCTGTCACATGCACTGAATGAAAGTATTGAGGAAGATATGACGCTTTCTCTTGAAAAAGCTTTCGCATGGACACTTGTAAATGGGACTGATAAAGAAGAGGTTTGGTCGACTTCGATCACCGTCGCTGACTTTTTAAAACAGCATGAGATTAAGCTGGATCAAGATGATCGCGTAGAACCATCTGAAGACACTATGTTGACGGAGGGCGCTACTGTGAAGATCGTCCACGTTGATAAGGTCACCGATGTGGTGGAAGAGACGAAGGACTTCAGTGTGGAAGAGAAAGATGACAATACATTAGCCGAAGGTACTGAAAAAGTTGTTCAGGAAGGCGAAGAAGGTCTGATTGAAAAAACATACGAAGTTGTAAAAGAGAACGGGAAGGAAGTATCCCGTGATCTGAAGGAAGAAAAGACTGTAAAAGAAAGTAAAAATAAAGTAGTTGCCATTGGCACAAAGAAGCCGGTTGTTGCGAGCGTTCCACGTGAAACAACAAAGAAAGCGGTGGCTTCAAATTCAGCTTCAGAACCAGAAGCTTCAGAATCAGAAGCTTCAACAGCTGAAGCTTCATCACAGCCGGCCCAGACGTCTTCATCATCTGAACCGTCCGGCCGCGAACTGACAATGTCTTCAACAGCTTACACTGCTTCATGTGCAGGCTGCTCAGGTATTACTGCAACAGGCATCAACCTGAAAGCAAACCCTGGTATGAAAGTCATTGCTGTTGATCCGTCTGTTATCCCACTCGGTTCAAGAGTGTATGTTGAAGGCTATGGCTATGCAATTGCCGGTGATACTGGCGGTGCAATTAAAGGTAACAAAATTGATATCTTCATCGCTGATCGTGCTTCAGCACTGGCGTGGGGGAACAGAACAGTCAAAGTAACGGTTATGCCGTAA
- the rnmV gene encoding ribonuclease M5, with product MKLKEIIVVEGRDDTTAIKRAVDADTIETNGSAVSEKTLEKIRHAQEKRGVIILTDPDYPGQRIRQIVQEAVPGCKHAFIEKQDALRKKGRGLGVEHASPDVIRQALKDAHPMAEAPVEVITKEDLVTAGLIGGPKAKARREKLGAELKIGYVNGKQLYNRLMMFEITKEDFAEALTRILQEENHE from the coding sequence ATGAAACTTAAAGAAATTATTGTGGTGGAAGGCAGAGACGATACGACAGCGATTAAACGCGCAGTCGATGCTGACACAATTGAAACGAATGGCTCAGCTGTTTCTGAAAAGACATTGGAGAAAATACGCCACGCTCAGGAAAAAAGAGGCGTTATCATTTTAACTGACCCTGACTACCCCGGTCAGCGTATCAGACAGATCGTGCAGGAGGCAGTGCCCGGCTGCAAGCATGCTTTTATCGAAAAGCAGGATGCTTTGCGGAAAAAAGGCCGTGGACTTGGAGTTGAGCATGCCTCGCCAGACGTCATCCGCCAAGCGCTAAAGGATGCCCATCCGATGGCAGAGGCACCTGTTGAAGTGATCACGAAGGAGGATCTCGTAACAGCTGGGCTGATCGGCGGGCCGAAAGCAAAAGCGCGGAGAGAAAAGCTTGGGGCTGAATTAAAAATCGGTTATGTGAATGGCAAACAGCTATACAACCGTCTGATGATGTTTGAGATCACAAAAGAGGACTTTGCCGAGGCGCTGACGCGTATTTTACAGGAGGAAAATCATGAATAA
- the rsmA gene encoding 16S rRNA (adenine(1518)-N(6)/adenine(1519)-N(6))-dimethyltransferase RsmA encodes MNKDIATPVRTKEIMQKYGFSFKKSLGQNFLIDPNILQNIVGHAGLTKEHGAIEIGPGIGALTEHLARASKKVVAFEIDQRLLPILDDTLSPYDNIKILHQDVLKADVQQVMTEEFADVEDVMVVANLPYYVTTPIILKLLMEGLPIKGLVVMLQKEVADRIAAKPGTKNYGSLSIAIQYYTEASTVMIVPKTVFIPQPNVDSAVIKLVKRDKPPVEVTNEDFFFTVTRSSFAQRRKTILNNLTSQLPNGKEKKEDILKALEQAGIEPSRRGESLSIPEFADLANALYPYFS; translated from the coding sequence ATGAATAAAGATATTGCAACACCGGTCCGTACAAAGGAAATTATGCAGAAGTACGGCTTCTCATTTAAAAAGAGTCTTGGACAAAACTTTCTGATTGACCCGAATATTCTTCAGAACATCGTCGGTCATGCCGGATTGACAAAAGAACATGGCGCGATTGAAATCGGTCCCGGGATCGGTGCGCTGACCGAGCACCTGGCACGCGCTTCGAAAAAAGTTGTCGCATTTGAGATTGATCAGCGTCTGCTGCCGATCTTAGATGATACACTGTCGCCTTACGATAATATTAAAATTCTCCATCAGGACGTGCTGAAGGCAGATGTACAGCAGGTCATGACGGAGGAATTTGCTGACGTTGAAGATGTCATGGTTGTCGCTAACCTTCCATATTACGTCACGACACCGATCATTTTGAAGCTCCTAATGGAAGGTCTTCCGATTAAAGGACTGGTCGTTATGCTTCAAAAAGAAGTCGCAGACCGTATTGCAGCGAAGCCCGGAACGAAGAATTACGGGTCTCTTTCGATTGCGATTCAATATTACACGGAAGCTTCAACTGTCATGATCGTACCGAAGACTGTCTTTATCCCTCAGCCGAATGTAGATTCAGCTGTGATTAAGTTAGTAAAGCGTGATAAGCCGCCGGTAGAAGTGACGAATGAAGACTTCTTCTTCACTGTTACCCGTTCTTCATTTGCCCAGCGTAGAAAAACGATTTTAAACAACCTGACAAGTCAGCTGCCTAACGGGAAAGAAAAGAAGGAAGATATCCTTAAAGCGCTTGAACAGGCTGGTATTGAGCCTTCAAGGCGTGGAGAGAGTCTTTCCATCCCTGAGTTTGCAGACCTTGCGAATGCACTGTACCCTTATTTTTCATAA
- the yabG gene encoding sporulation peptidase YabG, whose product MNQLVGRKSYNCDVVFVVAGVEERESGYYAILYGRDIRLVADAPIEDLELLDEERLAKADRQMDEMKENRAKSAAEKERKSDALSFHLPGRVLHLDGDERYLKKCLKIYKDAGVPHIGVHCPEKEMADRIQELIIRYQPQILVLTGHDAYLPAQGKKSDLKAYRHSSSFVDAVKNARKIVPYLDQLVIFAGACQSHFESLIYAGANIASSPLRINIHALDPAYAASVISYTSIHSMFTVENILPHTLADDNGIGGIETRGVLRTGMPYKKEMYAETQNDSS is encoded by the coding sequence ATGAACCAGCTGGTCGGACGGAAATCGTATAACTGTGATGTCGTGTTTGTCGTGGCTGGTGTAGAGGAGCGTGAGAGTGGATATTATGCCATCCTTTACGGAAGAGATATCAGACTCGTAGCGGACGCACCGATTGAAGATCTCGAGCTGCTTGATGAGGAACGCCTTGCAAAGGCAGACCGGCAAATGGATGAGATGAAAGAGAACCGGGCAAAATCAGCTGCTGAAAAAGAAAGAAAGTCTGATGCTCTTTCATTTCATCTTCCGGGACGCGTGCTTCATTTGGATGGTGATGAGCGCTATTTGAAAAAATGCCTGAAGATCTATAAAGACGCAGGAGTGCCTCACATTGGCGTTCATTGCCCCGAAAAAGAAATGGCAGATCGCATTCAGGAGCTGATCATCCGTTATCAGCCGCAGATTCTCGTGCTGACTGGACATGATGCGTATTTGCCTGCACAGGGTAAAAAAAGTGACCTGAAAGCTTACAGACATTCTTCCTCATTTGTAGACGCAGTAAAAAACGCCCGTAAAATTGTCCCGTATCTGGATCAGCTTGTGATCTTTGCTGGGGCGTGCCAGTCTCACTTCGAGTCTTTGATCTATGCAGGGGCCAACATCGCAAGTTCGCCTCTCAGAATCAACATCCATGCACTCGACCCAGCATACGCAGCAAGCGTCATCAGCTACACTTCTATCCATTCAATGTTCACAGTCGAAAATATCCTTCCGCATACACTGGCCGATGATAACGGAATTGGCGGAATTGAAACGCGCGGTGTCCTCAGAACCGGGATGCCATATAAGAAAGAAATGTATGCAGAGACACAAAACGACAGCAGTTAA
- the veg gene encoding biofilm formation stimulator Veg, whose protein sequence is MPKTLADIKKALDVNLGKRLLLKANGGRRKTIERSGVLTETYPSIFIVELDQDENAFERVSYSYTDVLTEAVELTFIEEGSETASVS, encoded by the coding sequence ATGCCAAAAACGTTAGCTGATATTAAGAAAGCACTTGATGTGAATCTTGGAAAACGTCTATTGTTAAAAGCCAATGGTGGAAGACGCAAGACAATTGAGCGTTCAGGAGTTTTGACTGAAACATATCCTTCAATTTTTATTGTGGAGCTTGATCAGGACGAAAATGCTTTTGAGCGGGTATCGTACAGCTACACCGATGTACTGACTGAAGCAGTTGAACTGACTTTTATCGAAGAAGGTTCTGAAACTGCAAGCGTAAGCTAA
- a CDS encoding small, acid-soluble spore protein, alpha/beta type, translating to MSRRRGVMSDRLKEEVARELGIYDTVQQEGWGGIKSRDAGNMVKQAIKMAERQLGDQSEPR from the coding sequence ATGAGCAGAAGAAGAGGCGTAATGTCAGATCGGCTCAAGGAAGAAGTCGCCAGGGAACTCGGGATCTATGATACGGTTCAGCAGGAAGGCTGGGGCGGAATCAAGTCCCGGGATGCCGGTAACATGGTAAAGCAGGCCATTAAAATGGCTGAGCGTCAGCTGGGCGACCAGTCTGAACCACGTTAA
- the ispE gene encoding 4-(cytidine 5'-diphospho)-2-C-methyl-D-erythritol kinase, with protein sequence MMMVKAPAKINLSLDVLHKRPDGFHEVEMVMTTVDLADRIELDETKGTRIRIISHDRFVPSDHRNLAYKAAEKLQRKYNVKKGVDITIHKQIPVAAGLAGGSSDAAAALKGLNELWALGLSNDELAEIGSEIGSDVAFCIYGGTALATGRGEKIQELPTPPKCWVILAKPSIGVSTADIYQNLKLEKVDHPNTAKMVQAIEEGDYQGVCDHLGNALESVTLQLYPEVKHIKEQMQRFGADAVLMSGSGPTVFGLVQYESKVHRVVNGLRGFCDQVFAVRMLGSRAPLA encoded by the coding sequence ATGATGATGGTGAAAGCTCCGGCGAAGATTAATCTTTCGCTGGATGTGCTCCATAAGAGGCCTGATGGGTTTCATGAGGTGGAGATGGTCATGACGACTGTGGATCTAGCTGATCGTATTGAGCTGGATGAAACGAAGGGAACGCGGATCCGGATTATTTCGCATGACCGTTTTGTACCGAGTGACCACAGGAATCTGGCGTATAAGGCAGCGGAGAAGCTGCAAAGGAAGTATAACGTGAAAAAAGGTGTGGATATTACAATCCATAAGCAGATCCCGGTTGCTGCAGGGCTTGCGGGCGGCAGCAGTGATGCGGCGGCAGCTTTGAAGGGCTTGAATGAGCTTTGGGCGCTCGGGCTCTCAAATGATGAGCTGGCGGAGATCGGCTCAGAGATCGGTTCAGATGTGGCGTTTTGTATTTATGGTGGCACAGCGCTTGCAACTGGCAGGGGTGAGAAGATTCAGGAGCTGCCAACACCGCCAAAGTGCTGGGTGATTCTTGCCAAGCCATCGATCGGCGTTTCAACAGCGGACATTTATCAAAACCTGAAGCTTGAAAAGGTGGATCATCCGAATACAGCTAAAATGGTACAGGCGATTGAAGAAGGAGATTATCAGGGTGTGTGTGATCATCTTGGTAATGCGCTTGAGTCTGTTACGCTTCAGCTATATCCGGAAGTGAAGCATATTAAAGAGCAGATGCAGCGTTTTGGTGCTGATGCAGTATTGATGAGCGGAAGCGGCCCGACTGTTTTTGGACTGGTTCAATATGAATCAAAGGTCCATCGTGTCGTAAATGGGCTTCGCGGCTTTTGTGATCAGGTTTTTGCGGTAAGAATGCTCGGCAGTCGGGCACCTCTTGCTTAA
- the purR gene encoding pur operon repressor encodes MKIKRSERLIDMTHYLSEHPRELVSLTFFAERYSSAKSSISEDLVIVKETFENRGIGSLQTVPGAAGGVRFIPGIKKDQAEEALHILSDQVSKSDRLLPGGYLFMTDILGDIHLMNHVGKLFAGAFANEQIDLVMTVATKGIGIAHAAARYLGVPVVVARRDSKVTEGSTVSINYVSGSSKRIQTMVLSKRSVKQGARVLIVDDFMKAGGTAAGMKNLLEEFSATVAGVGIFIESEQDSEERLVEDYISLLKLRSVDEKGKTIQVETGNYFDRVSSFLKQ; translated from the coding sequence ATGAAAATTAAACGAAGTGAACGCCTGATTGATATGACACATTACTTATCGGAACATCCACGTGAACTGGTTTCGCTCACATTTTTTGCAGAGCGCTATTCCTCAGCTAAATCCTCGATCAGTGAAGATTTAGTGATTGTAAAGGAAACTTTTGAAAACAGAGGAATCGGCTCTTTGCAAACGGTACCGGGTGCAGCTGGCGGGGTGCGCTTTATCCCGGGCATTAAAAAAGACCAGGCAGAAGAAGCACTGCATATTTTATCGGATCAGGTGAGTAAATCGGATCGGCTGCTGCCGGGCGGTTATTTATTTATGACTGATATTCTTGGTGACATCCACCTGATGAACCATGTCGGTAAGTTATTTGCAGGCGCTTTTGCAAACGAGCAGATTGACCTTGTGATGACTGTTGCCACAAAAGGAATCGGCATTGCACACGCAGCAGCACGCTATCTCGGGGTGCCGGTTGTCGTGGCAAGACGCGACAGTAAGGTGACAGAAGGCTCAACTGTCAGCATTAATTATGTATCTGGCTCATCTAAGAGAATCCAGACCATGGTTTTATCTAAAAGAAGTGTGAAGCAGGGCGCAAGAGTACTGATTGTCGATGACTTTATGAAAGCCGGCGGTACCGCTGCAGGCATGAAAAATCTGCTCGAAGAATTTTCTGCGACGGTTGCCGGAGTTGGTATTTTCATCGAATCAGAACAGGATTCTGAAGAGCGCCTGGTAGAAGATTATATTTCACTTTTAAAGCTGAGAAGTGTTGATGAAAAAGGTAAAACGATTCAGGTTGAAACGGGCAACTATTTCGACCGCGTATCATCTTTTTTAAAACAATAG
- a CDS encoding RidA family protein: protein MKFVQTDQAPQAIGPYSQGMVVNNMFYSSGQIPLTPEGTLVEGSIEDQTHQVFNNLKAVLEEAGASLSTVVKVMVFLDDLSDFDAVNGIYAEYFGDHRPARSCVEVSKLPKGAGIEIEVIALVK from the coding sequence ATGAAGTTTGTACAGACAGATCAGGCACCGCAGGCGATCGGACCTTATTCTCAAGGGATGGTTGTCAATAATATGTTTTACAGCTCAGGACAGATTCCGCTGACACCTGAAGGCACGCTTGTAGAAGGCAGTATTGAAGATCAGACGCACCAGGTTTTTAACAACCTGAAGGCTGTTCTTGAAGAAGCAGGTGCATCACTTTCGACCGTGGTAAAAGTGATGGTATTCCTTGATGACTTAAGCGACTTTGATGCAGTAAACGGTATTTATGCTGAATATTTCGGTGACCACCGTCCTGCACGCTCATGTGTGGAAGTGTCTAAGCTGCCAAAAGGCGCAGGGATTGAAATCGAAGTCATTGCACTAGTTAAATAA
- the spoVG gene encoding septation regulator SpoVG — protein MEVTDVRLRRVSSDGRMRAIASITLDGVFVVHDIRVIDGNNGLFVAMPSKRTPDGEFRDIAHPINSEMRDIIQSSVLAEYHQDYSKQSEITYEEAGA, from the coding sequence GTGGAAGTAACAGATGTGAGACTTAGGCGAGTGAGCTCGGATGGCAGGATGCGCGCAATCGCTTCCATCACGCTAGATGGAGTGTTTGTTGTACATGATATCCGTGTCATTGACGGGAATAATGGATTATTTGTCGCAATGCCAAGTAAGCGGACGCCAGATGGTGAATTCAGGGATATAGCCCATCCGATCAACTCTGAAATGAGAGATATTATTCAGAGTTCGGTGCTGGCTGAATACCATCAGGACTACAGTAAACAATCTGAAATCACATATGAAGAAGCGGGTGCATAA
- the glmU gene encoding bifunctional UDP-N-acetylglucosamine diphosphorylase/glucosamine-1-phosphate N-acetyltransferase GlmU, whose amino-acid sequence MSNRYAVILAAGQGTRMKSKLYKVLHPVCGKPMVEHVLEQVKEANMQEVITVVGHGAELVQSKLEGRSEFVLQAEQLGTAHAVMQAKDRLQGKDGITLVVCGDTPLITTETMSSLIQHHEEQQAKATILTAHEDNPAGYGRIIRGEDGLVTKIVEHKDANEEELAVQEVNTGTYCFDNKALFETLEKVNNDNAQGEYYLPDVIEILKNEGQAIAAYQTPSSDETLGVNDRVALSKAEQLMRTRINEQQMRNGVTLIDPASTYISADAVIGSDTVVYPGTVIEGNTVIGGECTIGPNSEIKDSKVADRTVIKQSVVHDSEIGSDVNIGPFAHIRPQSAIEDEVKIGNFVEIKKTQFGKGSKASHLSYIGDAEVGSGVNLGCGSITVNYDGQKKHLTKIEDDAFVGCNSNLIAPVTIGKGAYVAAGSTINKDVPGEALSIARARQENKEGYAKRINTKK is encoded by the coding sequence ATGTCGAATCGATATGCGGTAATTTTAGCTGCGGGTCAGGGGACTCGTATGAAATCCAAATTATATAAAGTACTTCACCCTGTTTGTGGAAAGCCAATGGTTGAGCACGTGTTAGAACAGGTAAAGGAAGCAAATATGCAAGAAGTCATTACCGTTGTTGGTCATGGTGCTGAACTTGTTCAGTCCAAGCTTGAGGGTCGTTCGGAATTTGTTCTTCAGGCTGAGCAGCTGGGGACAGCCCACGCTGTTATGCAGGCGAAAGACCGTTTACAGGGAAAAGACGGTATCACTTTAGTTGTATGTGGTGACACGCCGCTGATTACAACTGAAACCATGTCTTCGCTGATTCAGCATCATGAGGAACAACAGGCGAAAGCGACAATCCTGACAGCTCATGAGGACAATCCTGCTGGGTACGGACGTATCATCCGCGGGGAAGATGGTCTAGTCACAAAGATCGTTGAACACAAGGATGCAAATGAAGAAGAGCTTGCTGTTCAGGAAGTAAATACAGGTACGTATTGCTTTGATAATAAAGCGCTCTTTGAAACACTAGAAAAAGTAAATAATGATAATGCGCAGGGCGAATATTATCTGCCGGATGTCATTGAGATTCTGAAAAATGAAGGACAGGCAATTGCTGCTTACCAGACACCTTCATCAGATGAAACGCTTGGTGTGAACGACCGCGTTGCTTTATCAAAAGCAGAGCAGCTGATGCGCACACGGATCAATGAACAGCAGATGCGCAACGGTGTTACACTGATTGATCCTGCTTCTACTTATATTAGTGCAGATGCAGTGATTGGCAGTGATACAGTTGTTTATCCGGGTACTGTGATTGAAGGAAACACTGTCATTGGCGGGGAATGCACAATTGGACCGAACAGTGAAATCAAAGACAGTAAGGTTGCAGATCGCACAGTGATCAAGCAGTCTGTCGTACATGACAGTGAGATCGGGTCAGATGTAAATATCGGACCGTTCGCACACATTCGTCCGCAATCTGCCATTGAAGACGAAGTAAAGATCGGTAACTTTGTCGAAATCAAAAAAACTCAGTTTGGTAAAGGCAGCAAAGCCTCTCACCTTAGCTATATCGGTGATGCTGAAGTCGGTTCAGGTGTGAACCTTGGCTGCGGATCAATTACTGTGAATTATGATGGACAGAAAAAGCATCTGACAAAGATTGAAGACGACGCATTTGTCGGCTGTAATTCAAATCTGATTGCACCTGTGACAATAGGTAAAGGTGCTTATGTTGCTGCGGGATCAACCATCAATAAAGATGTTCCGGGTGAAGCTTTATCCATTGCCCGTGCCCGTCAGGAAAATAAAGAAGGCTACGCTAAAAGAATTAACACTAAAAAATAA
- a CDS encoding ribose-phosphate diphosphokinase, which translates to MSTEYANSKLKIFSLNSNHKLAEDIAESIGTKLGKCSVTRFSDGEIQINIEESIRGCDVFVVQSTSSPVNENLMELLIMVDALKRASAKTINIVMPYYGYARQDRKARAREPITAKLIANLLETAGATRVITLDLHAPQIQGFFDILIDHLRGVPIIAEYFMQKNFNPDELVIVSPDHGGVTRTRKLAEYLKAPIAIIDKRRPKPNVSEVMNIVGNVEGKTCILIDDIIDTAGTITLAANALMDVGAKEVYASCTHPVLSGPAMERINASAIKELVVTNSIALSEEKQGGKIVELSVAGLLGEAIIRVYEQQSVSMLFD; encoded by the coding sequence ATGTCTACTGAATACGCCAATTCTAAATTAAAAATCTTTTCACTGAATTCAAACCATAAGTTAGCAGAGGATATTGCAGAGTCAATTGGAACCAAGCTTGGGAAATGTTCAGTTACACGCTTTAGCGACGGAGAAATTCAAATTAATATCGAAGAAAGTATCCGTGGCTGTGATGTGTTTGTCGTTCAGTCTACTTCAAGTCCAGTCAACGAAAACCTAATGGAACTGTTAATTATGGTCGACGCATTGAAGCGTGCTTCTGCGAAAACGATTAACATTGTAATGCCGTACTATGGTTACGCGCGTCAGGACCGTAAAGCACGTGCACGTGAGCCGATCACTGCAAAGCTGATTGCAAACCTGCTTGAAACTGCAGGCGCTACACGTGTCATCACACTTGACTTGCACGCACCGCAGATCCAGGGCTTCTTTGATATCCTGATTGACCACCTGCGCGGCGTGCCGATCATCGCTGAATACTTTATGCAAAAGAACTTCAATCCTGATGAACTGGTGATCGTTTCACCTGATCACGGTGGCGTAACACGTACGCGTAAACTGGCTGAATACCTTAAAGCGCCAATCGCAATCATTGATAAGCGCCGTCCAAAACCAAACGTATCAGAAGTCATGAACATCGTTGGTAACGTTGAAGGCAAGACATGTATCCTGATTGACGACATCATTGATACAGCAGGTACCATCACGCTTGCTGCAAACGCACTGATGGACGTAGGTGCCAAAGAAGTTTACGCAAGCTGTACACACCCTGTACTTTCAGGGCCGGCAATGGAGCGCATTAATGCCTCTGCCATCAAAGAATTGGTTGTAACAAACTCAATTGCACTGTCAGAAGAAAAACAGGGCGGTAAAATTGTAGAACTTTCAGTAGCAGGCCTGCTCGGCGAAGCCATCATCCGCGTATACGAGCAGCAGTCTGTAAGTATGTTATTTGATTAA
- a CDS encoding 50S ribosomal protein L25/general stress protein Ctc — MSSVLKATKRESFKNSDLTELRNAGKLPAVVYGYKVENTAISVDEIDLVKTIREVGRNGIIELDIEGNKQKVVLSDYQSDFLKDEIIHADFLAVNMSEELTVDVAVHLVGEAAGTKEGGVVQTVLHELSISAKPNDIPEAFEVDVTELEIGGSFSVEELRSKYDVTINHEDDETIVSVLAPRTEEEIEELEEEAGAGEAGAEDAEGGESTEDADGESETAEEKA; from the coding sequence ATGAGTTCAGTACTAAAAGCAACTAAAAGAGAGAGTTTTAAGAATTCTGATTTAACAGAGCTTCGCAATGCAGGAAAACTGCCTGCAGTTGTATATGGTTATAAAGTAGAAAATACAGCGATCTCAGTAGATGAGATTGATCTTGTTAAAACAATCCGTGAAGTAGGACGTAACGGAATTATCGAACTTGATATCGAAGGGAACAAGCAAAAGGTTGTCCTGAGTGACTACCAGAGCGATTTCCTGAAGGATGAAATCATTCACGCTGACTTCCTTGCAGTCAATATGTCTGAGGAGTTAACAGTAGATGTAGCAGTACACCTTGTAGGTGAAGCGGCTGGCACGAAAGAAGGCGGCGTTGTACAGACTGTACTTCACGAGCTTTCAATCTCAGCGAAGCCAAATGACATTCCGGAAGCATTCGAAGTGGATGTAACTGAACTTGAAATCGGCGGATCATTCAGCGTTGAAGAGCTTCGCAGCAAATATGACGTAACGATTAACCACGAGGACGATGAAACAATTGTATCTGTCCTTGCGCCTCGTACAGAAGAAGAAATTGAAGAGCTTGAAGAAGAAGCTGGTGCAGGTGAAGCTGGTGCTGAAGACGCTGAAGGCGGAGAAAGCACTGAAGATGCAGATGGCGAATCTGAAACAGCTGAAGAGAAAGCATAA
- the pth gene encoding aminoacyl-tRNA hydrolase yields the protein MKLMIGLGNPGKPYDKTKHNIGFEVIDELADRWNAPLMQSKFNGVFSKTIVNGEKVILLKPLTYMNLSGESIRPLMDYFQIEPEEIVVIYDDLDLPMGKMRLRQKGSAGGHNGIKSTIAHLGTQEFNRIRIGIDRPPRGMKVPDYVLSRFSKEEWAEMEPVIAKSADACERFLEKPFLEVMNEFNGG from the coding sequence ATGAAATTAATGATCGGTCTCGGGAATCCCGGTAAGCCGTACGATAAGACAAAACATAATATCGGTTTTGAAGTCATTGACGAACTCGCTGACCGCTGGAATGCGCCGCTCATGCAAAGTAAATTCAATGGTGTGTTCAGCAAAACAATTGTAAACGGTGAAAAAGTGATTTTACTGAAGCCGCTTACGTATATGAATTTGTCAGGCGAAAGCATCAGACCGCTGATGGACTATTTTCAAATTGAGCCTGAGGAAATTGTCGTTATTTATGATGACCTTGATCTTCCAATGGGCAAAATGCGCCTGCGTCAAAAAGGAAGTGCGGGCGGACATAATGGGATTAAAAGTACCATTGCCCACCTCGGCACGCAGGAATTTAACAGAATCCGGATCGGGATCGACCGCCCGCCACGCGGTATGAAGGTGCCTGATTACGTATTGAGCCGTTTTTCAAAAGAAGAATGGGCTGAAATGGAACCGGTGATTGCGAAAAGTGCAGATGCCTGCGAGCGGTTTTTAGAAAAACCGTTTTTAGAAGTCATGAACGAATTTAACGGTGGTTAA
- a CDS encoding anti-sigma-F factor Fin family protein: protein MAVHYHCRHCRSEIGTIDSPLMDAERLGLHTLSAEERRNMISYTEGHVHIQTICEDCQESLERNPDFHELDQFIQ, encoded by the coding sequence TTGGCTGTTCATTATCATTGCCGCCACTGCAGAAGTGAGATCGGCACAATTGATTCGCCGCTGATGGATGCAGAAAGACTCGGGTTGCATACTCTTTCAGCAGAGGAGCGTCGAAACATGATATCCTATACAGAAGGACATGTTCATATCCAGACGATCTGTGAGGATTGCCAGGAGTCCCTAGAACGGAATCCGGATTTTCATGAACTGGATCAATTTATACAGTAA